The DNA window CTCTGAGCATCAGCTCCAAAATGCCACACAGTTCATTTCTTGCAGCTAGAGAACAGCTCATGTTCTCAAGGAGAATCCGGACCTCAGGCACTTCTCAGCCACCTCAGGCAGCATAGAAACGCCAATTGCATTTCGAAGACTTTCGTCAGAAATTTGTGGGCGGAAACTTCCTGGGGTCGCTGAGAGCTTTTTGAGGCTTTTGAGCTTCAGATGCAAAGTGAGTGGGTGTCtcacagagaagcaaagagagaggggTGTTTCCCTTGACTGTGGAAACTTTATAAAAGAGAACGCACTCACTTATCTTCTCTGGAACAGTCAGCGTCAGGAGTCCTGTTCTCCACATTTCAAGAGTCTCTGCAAGATTGAGAGAAGAAAACCCTTTCCCAGGGCAGGGTGTCATGCAACAGCCTGTGAATTATGGATGTCCCCAAATTTATTGGGTGGACAACAGTGCCACTTCTTCTTGGGCTCCTCCAGGGTCAGTTTTTCCCTGTccatcctctgtgcctggaaggcCGGACCAAAGGAgaccaccacctcctccaccacCGATACCACCTCCGTcacaaccaccaccatcaccaccacccccactgcCGCCAATGCCACctctgaagaagaggaaggaccACAGCATAGATCAATGGCTACCGGTGATATTTTTCATGGTTGTGGCGGCTTTGGTTGGACTGGGGTTAGGAATGTATCAGCTCTTCCATCTGCAGAAGGAACTGGCAGAACTCCGTGAGGTAAGCCTGGCATAGGGATCAATAAGGCCCCAAGTCCCTGGGTGCAACATGACTCTGCTGCATGTGGGCCACTGTATTGCTTGCAATGATttgcgttttttgtttgtttgttttaacggTAAAGATAATTTTAATCCCCTGCGTTTTAGGAAAGGGTTGGTATAGTATTTCTATTCCACAGTTGGAGAGACATGCTCACTCCCTcaaagacagtggttctcaacatgtgggccATATGGTCACGACCCCTCCGGGTAgttgaatgactctttcacagggtttTCCTGGATATTAGATATTTGCATTATTGTTCATAACACTATCAAAATTGCACTAtcaagtaacaatgaaataattttatggctggggatcaccacaacatgaggaactgtattaaaagttcacagcattaggaaggttgacaaccactggtCAAGGGGAATATTTTCCATCATTTAGAGATCTGAGGCAAATAATTATTCCTTTCTCCGTTGTCAAGAATGCCATAAACTTCTTATAGCTTCATATTTAGTgattcaaggaaaaaaatcaattttggaTCTTGATTGGAAGTATAGACTAAATCTGTTTGAAAAGATTTGGAATTCTTAGTACTACTCCAGATACCATTGTGTGGCTCACATCTAAGTTGGGCCAGGATCTGAAGTATCTGAGTTCTTTTTCTAGGGACTGATGGGATTTTTCTGACAGCTTGGCTTAAATAGCTCCACATTTATTGTATGaatctttctcttttatcagcTCACCAACCAAAGCCTTAAAGTATCATCTTTTGAAAAGCAAATATGTAAGTACTTTTATGTATGTCTTTTGAATTCCCCAAAGTGGTCCTCAACACTGAACAGAGTTGGAAGGATGCCTGGGAGTCTCCCCTTTCTTAGGCTTACAATTCCTTTGCAAGATCCTGGGGAACTTAGACTCTGCATTCAGTCCGGTTCCGTgaactacaaaaaaaattggaTGAAGTTTATTGCTCAATAGCCATGTATCTGAATGAACACTGCATATAACTCAAATGAACTTGGGCTTGACTTTTGAAGGAGACATACAAACAGCCCTGGACTTTTCCTTTTGCCCCTTCCCTGGGTATCTTGGTCCCATCTCACATGGGTGGCTGTGACTCCtcaagacagaaagggagtagaggCAGACACAAATGTTTCTGGAGATGTCCTCTCCTCCTTTTAAACTAAAAGTGACTACTCAAGAAtgaagatgtatttttaaaatatcttgtaagatattttaaataaattttaagtaaacccattgttttccttaatgttttcttctgaaattgTTAGGTATTTTGGGAAGACTTTAGCCATTGTCCACAGGACTGTACACCTTCCCCACAGAGGACTTAAGATGCCTTTGATGAGTTTGATGataaaaacaccacacacatacacacacacacacacacacacacacacacacacacacacacacacactagatccAGGCTAAGAGGAAGATGATCAGTTTGAACATAAAATCTCAGGGCATGGTTTTTAGGGATTGAACAGAGATATGAGGATCTGTTTTTATATGTCTTGGACTCATGTTCACAAagctttatatttcttttgaattGGAAAGGAACTTAGGGAGAAAGTGatctattttccattttccaggaGAGATACAAAATACTATACCAATTAGGTTCAATGCCCATGTCTTCTGGTATGAAGCTGGGTACAGGAAAACAGTCCCCTTATGCCTTGTTTCTGATTCACAGAGAAACTCCCACCTCTCAATAATGGCCCTGAAATGATGCAAAGCAGTTGCCTTTGCAAAAGCAACAGGGCAGTTTTATCCTACAAACTTTGAAGAAAGTTGAAAGGCAACAGACAACAGTGGCCATCCATTAAGGAGAGTGGGCTCCATACTCAGAAAGTGAGCAGTCAGCTCCTGCCTGAGAATATAAGCTCTTGTAAGGGCCACCATGGTGTGCTCTGgttttcagctcagtgttcaagTCTCTAAGCACCAGAAAGCCCAGATTACACAGGGACAGTGGAAATAACTTGCTAGAAAAGTGAAACCTCTCAgggtttttaaagtaaaatcactttgaaaatcagtggAACGAGGCTTGTGTATAGGTGTTAATCACTCCCTGTCACCCACTCCATGGAGTCATTTTTGTGAATAAAAGTCAAGTGGACAAATGAGTCAGGTCTACCTACCCCAGTAGTTATCTTCTTTATATCAATGTAGATGGCCAGAAACTGATAAACTGTCACAAGAAAGTTAAAATTATCACTTTGCTATTAAGAGGGGCTGACTTAAGGAAAGGggtatttatttcttccttcaaattcacaaaaataagaaaacaaattacaaatatGTGTGAGAAAAAAAGGTCATATCTGGCACAAGTTTCCTCCAGCATGCATGGAAATTGTTGTAAGTACCATGAAGAACATAGGAAAGTTCATTCCAAGGGCTTGAACTGTTAGTCTGCTTTGTAATCTCAACACTAAAAGATTCTCTTAGGAAAATAGTTGGAGatagataaaataatttacatatatagtgttcatctctttctctcttttttctctctttcctttctttccttccctccctcctccctccttccttctttccttctttaaggtgtgaaccaccaccacctggctttttattttttaaaaaagatttatttatttatattttatatccattggtgttttgcatgcatgtctatgtgagggtgccggatcccctggaattggagctacagacagttgtgaactgccatgtgggtgctgggaattgaacttaggacctctggaagagcagccagtgctcttaacctctgagccatctctccagtcctattcATCAGTTTCTTATAAAACAATTTGGAAGAAACCTAACCTTCAGAATAGGAGATGAGTTGAATACACTGTGGCACATGAATAATACACCATTATGAATGGCACAAAAACATCTAGTAGAACCACCTAGGACTTTTAATGTCATAAATATTGTGCACTTTACATTGTTAGGTAAATAGTCAAGTTATCAAAGGCTCTTTTTAGTTTAATACTCATTAtgaaatatgtatgcatgtttttaacttctaagaaaaaaacaaatgaatatagaaagtgattgttttttttctggaagacACTATAGTTATCAtagatttctttcttccatttaaaatactttttcaaaCAATTTAATAATCTTATTGCGTGtttacatacacatgtgcatatgtattgccacagcttgtgtgtggaggtcaggaaacAACTTGTGgggattggttctctccttttaccagtGGGTTTGAGAGATCAAATTCAGtcctcaggcttagcagcaagctccCCAGCCATCTAATCAGGCCTATTAATTCTTATGCTTCTATCTTCTCCATGGTTAACTAATtggatgttttatttatatacaagGTTTCTAGAGAACCTTCTGTGGCTGAGGCTGAGTCTTGGTTGGTGTTTGAGAATGAGAGAGATAAAGATGGAGGAGTGCTCTCATGTATCTTATAACACAGTGGAGAAGATGAACAAAAACAAGTCAACAATACAATTCCAAATAGTATTAAGAGTGATCCAAAGTAGAGTGGTCTGGAAATCCTTTATAGGGTTGTCTATGCTGATGCACATGGAAGCTATCAGAAGCCTCTCAAAAAGAAGAGTTGATGTATGGGTCATGGAGGAGGAAGGACATTCCACATTGCACATGCAAAGAGCCTGGGGCAGGAAAAAGACTTTCCTCATATTTCTAGATATTTCTAGGACCTGTCCAGCAGACATTTATAAGAGTATATTTTATGAGAATAGCATTGTACTAGGCTCTATGAGAAATATAAATCTAAGCAACATGTGGTTCTCTGCTCCATTTCCTGTTAGTGCATGGCAGAATGCCAGGTCATCTACTCCGGTGGTTTGTGGTGTGTAAGAGGTCCAGTCTTGCCTATCCTTTCCCTCACACTTCCTTCAAGAAGGGTTGTTCTAGGTGCTAGAGAGGTCACAATTCTTTAGATAATATTCTCAGTAAACAGGTATATTTTCACAccctgtgtgtgttttatagTCTAGTCCCAAATCTAAGGTGGACAAGCACCCTCCTAtaagtgttttttttaatgtgttagtTAGCTGAATTCATGAAGCCCAGTACTATATTTTTACCTTAACTGAGGTATTTGAAGTCAGAGAAATAGCATTTATTCAAAAAGATATTGTCAGTTTTAATGACTTCAATTTAATTTACTGATACTATGCTAAACAAGGCTAAATGCTCTTGTTACTTAACTATATAGTAAAATGGCATTAGGGAAAGACTTGGTAGCCAGGATCCCAAAGTCCAGCAATGTTAGTACTAGTTTAGATCATAAAGTGATTATTCCAGAGAGCTGCTATTTTCCTGGACAAGAAGGAAGTAAAGGCAGTTTTTATAGTTGCCCTAGGAGGGAGGAGCCATAACTATcaagagaggcaaagacagaagggtcTTAGGCTTTGAAGGGTGAAGGGCCATATTTGACAAAAAGTGTGGAAGGGTTTCCCAAAGGAAGAGGAGTGTAAGATGGTCACTAGATAATTGACAGGAATTTAACTCAGAGATCTCATTTGGAGGGCGTTCTGGACAGAATGAGCAAAAGCCCAGGAGCAGGGAAGAAGGGGGCATAATCAGTTCATAGAACCCATGCTGTGTGCAAGTGTTTGATGGGATGGAATAGAGGGAGTAAGACTGATACCATGTAGAGGAACTCTGGCTAAGGCTACATGATGGAGTAAAATTGTGGACAACCTCGTGATAGATGAGGAGGTCTTAATATTATCACCTTGGAAATAGATTGTAGATTGGTGCCCAGGAGATGAATCAGTAGTCTACAGGTCAGCAGAATCAGGGTGTACAGACCAGGGATTTACAGTCAGCCCAAGGTGCCCATTGCATCCACCGTTAAAGTCAGTCAGTTACTAATGTCTTATTGCCAGTTATAATTGGGACAATAAAGGGGTCAAGGCAAGTTCTAAATGGAGTAAATGAAATGGCTATTTTATCATAATATAATTTATGTATTCATCTGTATTTACCTGTCTTgtctttttaaactgtttttgaaTTACAGACTCTCATGAGTCCCACAGTTTAGAATTTCTTGATAAGTCTGTACTAGAATATTTCCCCCTATGCTCTGAAAATCACATATTTAAATAGTGGGATTTAGAGTCCCAATCAAGATAGTGGTTGGCACCCATCATCATAATTTTCACATGTCTTTTGTCTCTCTATGATGCAGACCACCCCGGTCAACCCTCTGAAAAAGAAGAGCCGAGGTGTGTGGCCCATTTAACAGGTTTGTGTCTGGAAGGACTGGGTGAGGACAGAAAGTCTGGAAAACTGTGGACCAAATGCTCAATTTCCATTGTAGGCTCTTAGAAAGTATTATTGACAATTGTATTTACCACTCAAGACCATTCATATCTCTGGGATCTCATGAGCCTAATCTGACAATTCTAATGCTGTAGACTTGTGTATGGCTTGATCTTGGCCATAAAATGTGCACTCTTGAGGATGGAGCTCACCTTAAAGCTCTAAGCTCTGGACAGATGATAGAGAAAACGGGTGTCACACAGATGTGAAGGGAGATGAGAACAACAGCTGCAGCCAATTTCAAAGCATAGACAGTAACGAGGATGTGCATAAAACTGTTGACAGAGGATAGAAACTTCCTGTTGTATTTCCTTTAAGATGGGAAATGATCATTTTTAACCATGCAGGTTTTGCAAGAGCGTgagcacgagcacacacacatgtgcaaacacctGTCTGGGCTAGATAAATTGGACCCTGAGGATATTGTCCTTTGGCTCTGGAGCTTACAAACTCTGACTAAGTGCACGTCTCTCCTGTAGATAATGGCCAGCTGGAGAGGGTGGCTTCAGGGTAGAGTGGTCATAATTCCTGTTTGAAGTGTGAAGAATTCTGATTTCCCCCTTGCCTCGACCTCTTGGTGACCTCTGTTAAGGACATGTCAGGTTGGCACAGGAGCCCCAGCCATCATTTCCTGAGAGGAGGAGATGGCTGCCTTGATTGAAGGGAGTGTGACATCAACACTGGCAAAGGTGGTGTGTATTTGTCACACCTCAGAAGTGGGCATTGCTGGTGCTTCCTGGGAGGGATGTGACAGTCACAGGCACAGGGCTATTAATGGAATCTGCCTAAGTTTTCCCTTGCCTCTCAATGGGGTGAGGCTCAGCTGCTATGGTCTGTCATTCTAGCTGGCCTCAAGGGCTAAAGTACACATGGGAAAATGTAAGGGCACATGTGACATATGTGTTATATTTGATGtaaccacagcatgaggaattgcaaagggaaggaagggagtctACTAGGCTGACAGTCCTGTGGCAGAAACAAAGAACAGTTATCCCAACTCTTAAGGAAGCCCTCTGTCCATTAGATAAACCAAGAGagattatttataaaacaaaaagtgcACTCTTTTCAACCATGCCAAAATCCACAAGGGGACTTGTGACATAAGTCCAAGAGGAGCAGCCAAGGGTGAGTGATGCACTGTTTTGAATAAGAAGAGATTGTTCTGGCATTTGTGGGTTTTCAGCCTATGATTATAAAGTAAATAAGTGTTTTAGTATAATATGGCATGGGCAACTCCATtagaaatataaacattaaaaatgtagTTATATATCACAAGAAGAGGTGTACCATACCTCCTGTCATCACTTGGAGGCTGTAGAAAAATTCATCTGGGTCCACAAACACTTATTGAGTACTTGCTGTGTGTAGGTACATAATGCTGTGTGAACAAAATGGAAGGGGATTAGCCCAAAATAAGAGGCCAAGGAATCCAAACTAAACAAGGAAGTGGACCACATAACCATGAGATTttgtccagatgtagaactctggaGATCATTCTCTTTATGGAGGGATGCCCAAGCTCAGCGGTGTTGGTACTAGTTTAGATCATAAAATGTTTGTTCCAGAGAACTGAAATTATCCTAATAGTCTTCCCTGAGATCAATCAGAGACACACACTAAATTTGTCCCAATCACATGGATGATTAAATTAGGGTGGACAATTTGACAAAGGTGTTGAAGAAACTCTGGGGTGGACCATGCTTTGACCCCTGATTGGCTGTCCTTCTGGATAGAGCTTTTGTTAAGGAAGGGCCCAGAGTTTTCCCTTGGAATCTTAGCCCATCAGATGTGGGAGACCTTCTGGCTGAAAGTTCTTCTCTGGTTTATTTCAGGCAACCCCAGCTCAAGGTCTGTCCTTCTGGAGTGGGAAGACACATATGGAACTGCTCTGATCTCTGGAGTGAAGTATAAGAAAGGTGGCCTTGTGATCAATGTCCCTGGCTTGTACTTTGTATATTCCAAAGTATACTTCCGGGGTCATTCTTGCACCAATCAGCCCTTAAGTCACAAGGTCTACATGAGGAACTCTAAGTATCTTGGGGATCTGGTGTTAATGGAGGAGAAGAAGTTGAACTACTGCACTCCTGGCCAGATGTGGGCCCACAGCAGCTATCTGGGGGCAGTATTCAATCTTACCAGTGCTGACCATTTATACGTCAACATCTCTCAACTCTCTCTGATTAATTTTGACGAATCTAAGACA is part of the Cricetulus griseus strain 17A/GY chromosome 5, alternate assembly CriGri-PICRH-1.0, whole genome shotgun sequence genome and encodes:
- the Faslg gene encoding tumor necrosis factor ligand superfamily member 6 isoform X2; this encodes MQQPVNYGCPQIYWVDNSATSSWAPPGSVFPCPSSVPGRPDQRRPPPPPPPIPPPSQPPPSPPPPLPPMPPLKKRKDHSIDQWLPVIFFMVVAALVGLGLGMYQLFHLQKELAELRETTPVNPLKKKSRGVWPI
- the Faslg gene encoding tumor necrosis factor ligand superfamily member 6 isoform X1, with product MQQPVNYGCPQIYWVDNSATSSWAPPGSVFPCPSSVPGRPDQRRPPPPPPPIPPPSQPPPSPPPPLPPMPPLKKRKDHSIDQWLPVIFFMVVAALVGLGLGMYQLFHLQKELAELRELTNQSLKVSSFEKQIYHPGQPSEKEEPRCVAHLTGNPSSRSVLLEWEDTYGTALISGVKYKKGGLVINVPGLYFVYSKVYFRGHSCTNQPLSHKVYMRNSKYLGDLVLMEEKKLNYCTPGQMWAHSSYLGAVFNLTSADHLYVNISQLSLINFDESKTFFGLYKL